From the genome of Rhizobium indicum:
CTTCCGCACGCTGGTGGGTCATGCCTCGAGAAATGGACAAATTATGGCTACTGACAAGCTGCGCTTCGGCGTCGATCTTGTGACATGCTTCCATCCCGGCTTCTGGGGCGTCGACAGCCACGATGCGATCGTCGACCATGCACGCGCCGAGCCGCGCGCCTTCTGGGACAAGATCCTCGACAGTGTCCAGGCCTCCGGCGTTACCGGCGTCGAGCTGACCTTCTCTCCCTTCAACTGGCAGGACGCCATCAAGACCTATGGTTCAGTCGATGCCTTCGCAGCCGAGCTGACAAGACGCGGTCTGACGCTGTGCAGCGGCTTCTTCGCGGACCTTGAGGCGGCCGGCGACTTCGCTGAGCCCGAGGCCCAGCGCGCGCTGATCGACAAGGCGGAACGATATGCCGACTTCCTGAAAGCTTGCGGCAGCGACATCATGGTGATTGGCGCGCCGCTACGCCAGACGCTCGGCGCCCAGCCGGTGCAATTCTACGATTTCGACCGTGCGAAGGTGATTGCCGACTTTCTGAACCGGCTCGGCGCGACCCTCTATGGCAGGGGCGTGCGGCTTGCGCTGCACACCGAGGCGCACTCGATCTTTGCCGCCGCGCGCGACGTCGATCTGATGATGCTTTTGACCGACCCGGCCTACGTGCACATGTGCCCCGACACGGCCCATATCATCGTTGCCGGCTCCGATCCCGTCCAGCTCGTCGATCGCCATCACGAGCGCATGATCATCGCCCACTGGAAGGATGCAATTGGCCCGATGCCCGCCGACACGCCGATCGACAAGCACATCCATGAACACCACCAGCCCTATTTCTGCAGCTTCGGCCTCGGACGGGTCGACTGGCCGGCCTGGATCCGGCTGCTGCGCGACCGGGCCTATGAAGGCTGGGCGATCCTCGAACTCGATGCCGCGCCGGATCCCGTCCGCGACATCGCCAACGGGCTCACGCTCGTCCGGCAGGCGCTCCTGCCGATCTATCGCTGACAGTCATCCCTAAGACAACAAACGCCCCGCAAAGAGGGCATTTTCAAGAGGTGGAACAATGAAGACCATGATGAAGCTTTTTCTTGCCGGCGTGGCGTTCGCCGGTCTCTTCGCCTCGGCGCATGCCGAGGACAAGCCGACGATCGAGATCATGTCGTCCTGGACATCGGGCGGCGAAGCAGCCGCCCTCA
Proteins encoded in this window:
- a CDS encoding sugar phosphate isomerase/epimerase family protein → MATDKLRFGVDLVTCFHPGFWGVDSHDAIVDHARAEPRAFWDKILDSVQASGVTGVELTFSPFNWQDAIKTYGSVDAFAAELTRRGLTLCSGFFADLEAAGDFAEPEAQRALIDKAERYADFLKACGSDIMVIGAPLRQTLGAQPVQFYDFDRAKVIADFLNRLGATLYGRGVRLALHTEAHSIFAAARDVDLMMLLTDPAYVHMCPDTAHIIVAGSDPVQLVDRHHERMIIAHWKDAIGPMPADTPIDKHIHEHHQPYFCSFGLGRVDWPAWIRLLRDRAYEGWAILELDAAPDPVRDIANGLTLVRQALLPIYR